A portion of the Lolium rigidum isolate FL_2022 chromosome 1, APGP_CSIRO_Lrig_0.1, whole genome shotgun sequence genome contains these proteins:
- the LOC124666638 gene encoding putative 12-oxophytodienoate reductase 5 translates to MEPIPLLTPYKMGQLDLSHRVVLAPLTRQRSYGNVPQPHAAVYYAQRATAGGLLITEATGVSDTAQGYRDTPGIWTPEHVEAWKPIVAAVHAKGAVIFCQIWHCGRVSSCELQPGGMAPVSSTDKGVGPQMSFDGRLEEFSPPRRLTVEEIPVIVDDFRKAARNAIDAGFDGVEIHGANGYIIEQFLKDGVNDRTDEYGGSLENRCRFALEVVDAIAKEIGGHRVGIRFSPFTDYMESHDSDPHSVALYISTKLNDHDILYIHMIEPRLAMVEGRRVVPKRLLPYREAFKGTFIANGGFEYAEGNKVVTEGYADLVAFGRLFLANPDLPKRFEVGAELNNYDRMTFYISDPIVGYTDYPFLE, encoded by the exons ATGGAGCCCATCCCTCTTCTCACGCCATACAAGATGGGCCAGCTCGACCTCTCCCACAG AGTCGTGCTGGCCCCACTCACCCGCCAGCGCTCCTACGGCAACGTCCCGCAGCCACACGCCGCCGTGTACTACGCGCAGCGGGCAACCGCCGGCGGCCTCCTGATCACTGAGGCCACGGGCGTCTCCGACACGGCACAGGGGTACCGCGACACCCCGGGTATCTGGACGCCGGAGCACGTCGAGGCGTGGAAGCCCATCGTCGCCGCCGTCCATGCTAAGGGCGCCGTGATCTTCTGCCAGATTTGGCACTGCGGCCGCGTGTCAAGCTGCGAGCTCCAGCCCGGCGGGATGGCGCCCGTGTCCAGCACGGACAAGGGGGTGGGCCCACAGATGAGCTTCGATGGGAGGCTCGAGGAGTTCTCGCCGCCGAGGAggctcacggtggaggagattccCGTGATCGTCGATGACTTCAGGAAGGCCGCCAGGAACGCCATCGACGCCG GTTTTGATGGCGTGGAGATTCACGGTGCCAACGGGTACATCATCGAGCAGTTCCTCAAGGACGGCGTCAATGACCGCACCGATGAGTACGGCGGCAGCCTCGAGAACCGGTGTCGCTTTGCGCTCGAGGTGGTTGACGCCatagccaaggagattggcggccACCGTGTCGGCATCCGCTTCTCCCCCTTCACCGATTACATGGAGTCGCACGACTCGGACCCTCACTCCGTCGCGCTCTACATCTCCACCAAGCTCAACGACCACGACATCCTCTACATCCACATGATCGAGCCAAGGTTGGCCATGGTGGAGGGACGGCGGGTGGTGCCGAAGCGGTTGCTGCCGTATAGGGAGGCGTTCAAGGGGACTTTCATCGCCAATGGTGGGTTTGAATATGCGGAAGGGAACAAGGTGGTCACTGAGGGGTATGCTGACCTGGTGGCATTCGGGCGGCTGTTCCTGGCAAACCCAGACCTGCCAAAGAGGTTTGAGGTCGGGGCAGAGCTGAACAACTACGACAGGATGACCTTCTACATCTCGGACCCTATTGTCGGCTACACGGACTACCCATTCCTCGAATAA
- the LOC124684857 gene encoding jasmonate-induced oxygenase 4-like, producing the protein MDTAAAPRVQALADAGVPHLPTQYIQPPDLRADPSHLRPSLSFSVPVVDLSAAVTTTDAVRRACADWGAFHVVNHGVPPGLLDAIRGAGLAFFRAPMAEKLRFECDPARGAATEGYGSRMLANDDSVLDWRDYFDHHTLPESRRDPARWPDFVPGYRDTVVEYSNNMKALAERLLCIISESLNLPPPYLKEAVGEAYQNITISYYSPCPQPDLALGLQSHSDFGVITLLIQDDVGGLEVLKDGMWIPVPPLPDAILVILSDQTEIMTNGKYKSVVHRAVVNAKHARLSVATFYDPPKSQKLCTGPQLVSKDHPQKYRDVIYGDYVSTWYRKGPEGKHNIDALLIEQ; encoded by the exons ATGGATACCGCCGCGGCGCCTCGCGTCCAGGCgctcgccgacgccggcgtgccccACCTCCCGACTCAGTACATccagccgccggacctccgcgctgaCCCCTCGCACCTCCGCCCGTCCCTCTCCTTCTCCGTCCCCGTCGTGGACCTCTCCGCTGCCGTCACAACGACCGACGCCGTCCGCCGCGCGTGCGCCGACTGGGGTGCCTTCCACGTCGTCAACCACGGCGTCCCCCCGGGTCTGCTCGACGCGATACGGGGCGCGGGGCTTGCCTTCTTCCGCGCGCCCATGGCCGAGAAGCTCCGGTTCGAATGCGACCcggccaggggcgccgccaccgaggGGTATGGCAGCCGGATGCTCGCCAACGACGACTCCGTGCTCGACTGGCGCGACTACTTCGACCACCACACCCTCCCCGAGTCCCGCCGGGACCCCGCCCGGTGGCCCGACTTCGTCCCCGGATACAG GGACACTGTTGTTGAATATAGCAACAACATGAAAGCCTTGGCCGAAAGATTGCTGTGCATAATATCCGAGAGTCTAAACTTGCCACCCCCTTATCTAAAAGAGGCGGTGGGAGAAGCTTATCAGAACATCACCATTAGCTACTATTCCCCTTGTCCACAACCAGATCTTGCTCTCGGATTGCAATCTCATTCTGACTTTGGTGTAATAACACTCCTAATACAAGATGACGTGGGTGGGCTCGAGGTATTGAAGGATGGGATGTGGATACCTGTGCCTCCTTTGCCTGATGCAATCCTTGTTATTTTGTCTGACCAGACAGAG ATCATGACTAACGGAAAATACAAGAGCGTTGTGCATCGAGCTGTTGTGAATGCCAAGCATGCCCGCTTGTCGGTAGCGACATTCTATGATCCACCTAAATCTCAGAAATTATGTACCGGTCCCCAGCTTGTGAGCAAGGACCATCCACAAAAGTATCGGGACGTGATCTATGGTGACTACGTCTCAACCTGGTACAGGAAAGGGCCAGAGGGCAAGCACAACATTGACGCCCTCCTGATTGAGCAATAA